From the Leucoraja erinacea ecotype New England chromosome 33, Leri_hhj_1, whole genome shotgun sequence genome, one window contains:
- the snapc5 gene encoding snRNA-activating protein complex subunit 5, with protein sequence MLSRLQELKKEEEALLKIKSTLQDQLNRLKVEELALRSMIMTKDEGHTVGTDKCGQTPESMESLMQVDNENTINQTQLQLNTSQFVTHIRHDEEEEEVEEEEDEEYN encoded by the exons ATGTTGAGTCGGCTACAAGAGCTGAAAAAAGAAGAGGAAGCTCTACTGAAGATCAAAAGCACTTTACAAGATCAATTAAACCGACTCAAG GTAGAAGAGTTGGCCTTGCGATCCATGATCATGACCAAAGATGAAGGCCACACTGTTGGCACTGACAAGTGTGGCCAAACACCTGAATCCATGGAG TCTTTGATGCAGGTAGACAATGAAAATACCATCAATCAAACCCAGCTACAGTTAAACACATCCCAGTTTGTTACTCATATAAGAcatgatgaggaggaggaggaagtggAAGAAGAAGAGGATGAAGAATATAACTAA